One segment of Synergistaceae bacterium DNA contains the following:
- the minD gene encoding septum site-determining protein MinD — protein sequence MAARVIVTTSGKGGVGKTTSTANIAAALAKFGKKVVAVDADVGLRNLDVIMGLENRVVYNFIDVIEKSCKLSQALVKDKRVPGLYLLPAAQTRTKDAVNPEQMIALCEELKPDFDFIFLDCPAGIEGGFKNAAAGADEALVVTTPEIPAVRDADRIIGMLESMGKSPIRLIINRLRPNMVQDGDMLAKDDILDVLSIDLIGVVPEDENVIRSTNNGEPMTMTLDSPAAHAYLNIAERLLGRDVPLMDLESYAGRGFFSWVKKFFSGGHKK from the coding sequence ATGGCAGCACGTGTAATAGTAACGACTTCGGGTAAAGGCGGAGTCGGTAAAACAACCTCAACAGCGAATATTGCTGCGGCCTTGGCTAAATTCGGAAAAAAGGTCGTCGCGGTTGATGCTGATGTAGGACTGCGAAATCTTGACGTTATTATGGGACTTGAGAACAGAGTTGTATATAACTTTATTGACGTTATCGAGAAATCCTGCAAACTTTCTCAAGCTCTCGTAAAAGATAAAAGAGTCCCGGGACTTTATCTGCTCCCCGCCGCACAGACCAGAACAAAAGACGCAGTTAACCCCGAACAAATGATAGCTTTGTGTGAAGAGTTGAAGCCCGATTTTGATTTTATCTTTCTTGACTGCCCAGCAGGTATTGAAGGAGGATTCAAGAATGCAGCAGCCGGAGCTGATGAAGCACTTGTCGTAACAACACCGGAAATTCCCGCAGTTAGAGACGCTGATAGAATTATCGGAATGCTTGAGTCAATGGGAAAATCGCCGATAAGATTAATTATTAACCGTTTGCGCCCTAACATGGTACAAGACGGAGACATGCTCGCAAAAGATGATATTCTTGATGTATTGTCAATTGACTTAATCGGAGTAGTTCCTGAAGACGAAAATGTAATACGCTCAACAAATAACGGCGAACCCATGACTATGACTCTTGACTCGCCTGCTGCACACGCATATTTGAACATTGCAGAAAGATTATTAGGCCGCGACGTGCCATTAATGGATTTAGAGAGCTACGCGGGACGGGGCTTCTTCAGCTGGGTAAAAAAATTTTTCTCCGGCGGACATAAGAAATAA
- the minE gene encoding cell division topological specificity factor MinE, producing the protein MGFLSKLFGGGNNKDSAKIAKDRLQIVLMHDRRDISPQLLDNLREEIVSVLTKYMDIDKTKIEIDLDHERETTALIANIPVLKIKRGGSIEID; encoded by the coding sequence ATGGGATTCTTAAGCAAACTTTTCGGCGGAGGTAATAACAAAGACTCGGCAAAAATCGCGAAGGATCGTTTACAAATTGTCTTAATGCATGATAGGCGCGATATTTCACCGCAGTTACTTGATAATTTGCGCGAAGAAATTGTAAGCGTCTTAACAAAATATATGGACATCGACAAGACAAAAATAGAAATAGATCTTGATCACGAGAGGGAAACGACGGCATTAATCGCGAATATTCCTGTATTGAAGATCAAGCGCGGCGGAAGTATCGAGATAGATTAA
- the rodA gene encoding rod shape-determining protein RodA — MMLCAFMLGLWGVFCIYSAAGGITGRGFDFALRQAVWFIVSLAAMLITMMIGHRKLLEGAYPLFCLTLLLLLLTALLAPKVKGAQSWLGFGSIRFQPSEFAKIAIILALSKFLSRYPPLDLKTFFAGLGVISLPVMLVLLQPDAGSALVYLVISFGMLLTAGTPLKYLGSIIGLGLASLPVLIMFVLKDYQINRLLVFLDPMRDPLGSGYNVIQSRIAVGSGGLAGKGFMMGTQSKLKFLPEPHTDFIFSVFSEEFGFIGGVILIALFALLLLRIILTGIKCHDRRCKIMTAGVASWLWFQMFESIGMSIGLTPVTGLPLPFLSYGGSSLLATFIMLGLVASIYIEEVNNNKRGF; from the coding sequence ATGATGTTATGTGCATTTATGCTCGGTTTGTGGGGGGTATTTTGCATTTACAGCGCGGCAGGAGGCATAACGGGCCGGGGCTTTGATTTTGCGTTGCGTCAAGCTGTGTGGTTTATTGTGAGTCTTGCTGCTATGTTAATAACTATGATGATAGGTCATAGAAAATTGCTTGAAGGTGCTTATCCGTTATTTTGCTTGACGTTATTGTTATTGTTATTGACGGCGTTGCTTGCCCCGAAAGTTAAAGGCGCACAAAGCTGGCTGGGATTCGGGAGTATAAGATTTCAGCCTTCAGAATTTGCCAAGATTGCGATTATTTTAGCGTTGTCAAAATTTTTGAGTCGTTATCCTCCTTTAGATCTTAAAACTTTTTTTGCTGGACTCGGAGTAATTTCACTGCCGGTTATGCTTGTGTTATTGCAGCCTGATGCAGGGAGCGCGCTTGTATATCTTGTAATATCGTTTGGGATGTTATTAACTGCGGGGACTCCATTAAAATATTTAGGAAGCATTATCGGACTCGGACTCGCGTCATTGCCGGTTTTGATAATGTTTGTGCTGAAGGATTACCAGATTAATAGATTACTTGTATTTCTTGACCCTATGAGAGATCCGTTAGGTTCGGGCTATAATGTGATTCAATCGAGAATAGCTGTAGGTTCTGGAGGTTTGGCGGGAAAAGGCTTTATGATGGGAACGCAGAGCAAGTTAAAATTTTTGCCTGAGCCTCACACAGATTTTATATTTAGCGTTTTCTCGGAAGAATTTGGCTTTATTGGCGGTGTAATATTAATTGCTTTATTTGCGCTGTTGTTGCTTAGAATTATTTTGACGGGTATTAAGTGCCATGATAGACGCTGTAAAATTATGACTGCCGGTGTTGCGTCGTGGCTGTGGTTTCAGATGTTCGAAAGTATCGGCATGAGCATAGGATTAACGCCCGTTACAGGTTTGCCGCTGCCGTTTTTGAGTTATGGCGGAAGCTCTTTATTAGCTACGTTTATTATGCTGGGACTCGTTGCGAGCATTTATATTGAAGAGGTAAATAATAATAAGCGCGGATTTTGA
- a CDS encoding radical SAM protein: MNFYEFDSPEWKLLSQVSRPSRYSGSEWRPDKILNWEDSRLKICLAFPDVYEIGMSYYGFQIIESFIHSLGKNYLADRVYCTWPDMENLMTAHDTPLISIEHRKKIKDFDVLAFTLPHEASYTNILTILHLSGLKLKSSERDNNDPLIIAGGYGAYTPEVMSDFIDLFCVGEAEAILPGLLELIDSTKNLSRSEKICELAKLPGIYAPLFPNKVTRQYTKNLFALKSMIVPSVNIVHDRAAIELFRGCGRGCRFCQAGMVNRPVRERNLDEAIKSIREIISSTGWEEIGLLSLASCDYSGIENLIDSLTPELNARRAKLSLPSLRMDGFSIGLAEKLEGLRTRHGSITFAPEAGTQRLRDVINKGINEEMIINCLREIFSRGWERVKLYFMMGLPTERDEDLQAIANLSYEALKLARSMGKRRVTVSASVSGFVPKAHTPFQWEKQNTIQELREKGRFIKSLVHDRALSIAYHEPEQTFLEGVLSRGDKLTGKIILRAWETGARFDNWTEYFDLTRWLDAFDYCGIDPENYTRERQEDEILSWDFVNVGLTKKFLLRERHRAYSGELTQDCITGCAACGVGCVK, encoded by the coding sequence ATGAACTTTTACGAATTTGACTCACCCGAATGGAAATTATTATCACAAGTTTCGAGGCCTTCTCGTTATTCAGGTTCAGAATGGAGACCAGACAAAATTTTAAACTGGGAGGACTCGCGCTTGAAAATTTGTCTTGCATTCCCTGACGTTTACGAAATCGGCATGAGTTATTACGGCTTTCAGATTATAGAGAGCTTTATTCATTCGCTAGGGAAAAATTATTTAGCTGACAGAGTTTACTGTACTTGGCCTGACATGGAAAATTTAATGACAGCACATGACACGCCGTTAATTTCGATTGAGCACCGCAAAAAAATAAAAGATTTTGACGTTCTCGCGTTTACTCTGCCTCATGAAGCAAGCTATACGAATATATTGACGATTTTGCATTTATCCGGCCTGAAATTAAAGAGTTCCGAGCGTGATAATAATGACCCTTTAATTATTGCTGGCGGTTATGGTGCGTATACTCCTGAAGTGATGAGCGATTTTATTGATTTATTCTGCGTGGGTGAGGCTGAAGCAATTTTGCCCGGTCTGCTTGAATTAATTGACTCAACGAAAAATTTATCACGTTCTGAAAAAATTTGTGAGCTCGCTAAATTACCCGGAATCTATGCGCCGTTATTCCCGAATAAAGTTACTAGGCAATATACAAAAAATTTGTTCGCGTTAAAATCTATGATTGTCCCAAGCGTTAATATAGTTCATGATCGTGCGGCTATAGAGTTATTCAGGGGTTGCGGGCGCGGCTGTAGATTTTGTCAAGCAGGCATGGTGAATCGTCCTGTGCGCGAAAGAAATTTAGACGAAGCAATAAAATCTATCCGCGAAATTATAAGTTCTACAGGCTGGGAAGAAATTGGATTATTGTCTCTTGCGTCATGCGATTATTCGGGAATCGAAAATTTAATTGACTCACTCACTCCGGAATTGAATGCAAGACGCGCAAAATTGAGTCTGCCGAGTCTAAGAATGGACGGTTTCTCTATCGGGCTTGCTGAAAAATTAGAAGGCTTGAGAACTCGTCATGGGAGTATCACATTTGCACCGGAAGCAGGGACTCAGAGACTAAGAGACGTAATCAACAAGGGCATAAACGAAGAAATGATTATAAATTGTCTGCGTGAGATTTTCTCAAGAGGCTGGGAGCGCGTGAAATTATATTTTATGATGGGACTTCCGACAGAGCGGGACGAAGATTTACAGGCAATAGCAAATTTATCGTATGAAGCACTAAAGCTCGCACGTTCAATGGGAAAAAGGCGCGTTACTGTGAGTGCAAGTGTTTCGGGATTCGTGCCTAAAGCTCACACGCCGTTTCAGTGGGAAAAGCAGAATACTATACAGGAATTGCGCGAAAAAGGCCGTTTTATTAAATCACTCGTTCATGACAGGGCTTTATCTATCGCATATCACGAACCGGAGCAGACTTTTTTGGAAGGGGTACTATCTAGAGGCGACAAATTGACGGGAAAAATTATTTTGCGTGCATGGGAGACCGGCGCAAGGTTTGACAACTGGACAGAATATTTTGATTTAACCCGCTGGCTTGATGCGTTCGATTATTGCGGAATTGACCCGGAAAATTATACGCGCGAACGACAGGAAGACGAGATTTTATCATGGGATTTCGTCAACGTAGGACTCACGAAAAAATTTTTATTGCGCGAACGTCATAGAGCTTACTCCGGCGAATTGACTCAAGACTGCATAACAGGTTGTGCTGCTTGCGGGGTTGGGTGCGTTAAGTAA
- the argH gene encoding argininosuccinate lyase translates to MWHGRFKHDTAESVKNFTQSLDIDFRMAECDIKGSIAHVKMLGKTGILKPDEAAKIESGLNQVLQEIKSGKFTPSKDLEDVHMNIESRLTEIEPLGAKLHTARSRNDQVATTTRLYLRERLQDLRENLRDLLQVFINNAERHKFIIIPGYTHMQQAQPISMGHYWLAWFEAFKRDYDRLNFSLDSLNECPLGAGALAGSTLPIDRKFTSDLLGFDRPTRNSLDSVANRDYMLDYHYFASVLMIHISRLCSDLITWNTQEFAFIILPDEFCTGSSMMPQKKNPDVLELSRGKTGQVIGNLIDLLINLKGLPMTYNRDLQEDKRGLWQSLDTAESVINIMSDLLSRVEVDEKISLARLENGYSLATDVAEYLVNKGVPFREAHLKAGRLVGWCIDNNLLLTDLTLSQWQENIPEVDADIMKILTPREAVRRRNIYGATGFEQVDLQINEARKRI, encoded by the coding sequence ATGTGGCACGGAAGATTTAAGCACGACACAGCCGAATCTGTAAAAAATTTCACGCAATCACTTGATATAGACTTCAGAATGGCTGAATGCGACATCAAAGGCAGTATCGCTCACGTAAAAATGTTAGGCAAAACGGGAATACTCAAACCAGACGAGGCCGCAAAAATCGAGTCAGGTCTAAATCAGGTCTTGCAGGAAATAAAATCAGGAAAATTTACACCCTCAAAAGATTTAGAAGACGTTCATATGAATATCGAGTCAAGACTCACAGAAATAGAGCCTCTCGGAGCAAAACTGCACACAGCACGCAGCAGAAATGATCAAGTAGCTACAACAACGCGATTATATTTGCGTGAAAGATTGCAGGACTTACGGGAAAATTTGCGCGATTTATTACAAGTTTTCATTAACAACGCTGAACGGCACAAATTTATAATTATTCCCGGTTATACTCACATGCAGCAAGCACAACCGATTTCAATGGGTCATTATTGGCTCGCGTGGTTCGAGGCATTCAAACGCGATTATGACAGATTAAATTTTTCGCTCGACTCATTAAATGAATGTCCGTTGGGTGCAGGTGCGCTGGCTGGGTCGACTCTTCCGATTGACAGAAAATTTACGTCTGATTTATTAGGCTTTGACCGTCCGACCCGTAACAGCTTAGATTCTGTCGCAAATCGTGATTACATGCTTGATTATCATTATTTTGCGAGCGTCTTAATGATTCATATTTCGAGACTTTGCAGCGATCTAATTACATGGAATACTCAAGAGTTTGCGTTTATTATTCTGCCTGATGAATTTTGCACGGGGTCAAGCATGATGCCGCAGAAAAAAAATCCTGATGTCCTCGAACTATCACGCGGGAAAACCGGCCAAGTGATTGGGAATCTAATAGACTTGTTGATAAATCTTAAGGGACTCCCAATGACTTATAATCGCGATTTACAGGAAGACAAGCGCGGACTCTGGCAATCTCTAGACACGGCCGAGAGCGTAATAAATATTATGAGTGATTTGTTATCGCGTGTTGAAGTTGATGAAAAAATTTCACTCGCAAGACTCGAAAACGGTTATTCACTTGCTACAGATGTTGCAGAATATCTCGTGAATAAAGGCGTGCCATTTAGGGAGGCTCATTTAAAAGCGGGCCGGCTCGTCGGATGGTGCATTGATAATAATTTGCTGTTGACGGACTTGACTCTATCACAATGGCAGGAAAATATTCCGGAAGTTGACGCAGATATTATGAAAATTTTGACTCCCCGTGAAGCTGTGAGAAGACGCAATATTTACGGTGCTACGGGATTTGAACAAGTTGATTTACAAATAAATGAAGCGCGCAAAAGAATTTAA
- a CDS encoding DegT/DnrJ/EryC1/StrS family aminotransferase has protein sequence MTVPILDLTRSFNEIKPEVFSALERVFNAQSFILGSEVKNFETHCEKYLDIPENSAIGCASGTDTLLLALMAIDIKPGDEVITTPFTFFATSGTIARLGATPVFVDVEPDTFNINLEQALSKITAKTRAFLPVHLFGQVCPIESVIDSFHDKGVKVIEDSAQAFGACRFEGDKILRAGTIGDIGCYSFFPTKNLGGCGDGGMTVTRDSNLADRLRKLRVHGSGKTYFHDEVGINSRLDALQAAILDIKLKHLDKWNEERRKLADYYKLLFKTHDLNEFISAPVELENNYHIYHQYVIRVKSKRDELMNYLDNNGFAARVYYPLSLHLQPCFKYLGYHEGDFPVSERLTREVLALPIFPGLKADEQESLVEAIAKFFRS, from the coding sequence TTGACAGTACCAATTTTAGATTTAACACGTTCATTTAATGAGATAAAACCGGAAGTTTTCAGCGCGCTTGAGAGAGTCTTTAACGCACAAAGTTTTATACTCGGTTCGGAAGTAAAAAATTTCGAGACTCATTGCGAAAAGTATTTAGACATTCCGGAAAATTCCGCGATAGGTTGTGCGTCGGGGACTGATACTTTACTGCTCGCACTCATGGCAATAGATATTAAACCGGGCGACGAGGTTATTACGACTCCATTTACTTTTTTTGCTACGTCGGGAACAATTGCGAGACTCGGTGCTACTCCCGTTTTCGTTGATGTTGAGCCGGACACATTTAATATAAATCTTGAGCAGGCACTCAGCAAAATTACAGCTAAGACACGCGCTTTTCTGCCGGTTCATTTATTTGGCCAAGTGTGTCCGATTGAAAGCGTAATAGATTCTTTTCACGATAAGGGCGTAAAAGTTATCGAGGACTCTGCACAGGCTTTCGGGGCTTGCAGGTTTGAAGGCGATAAAATTTTACGTGCAGGGACAATCGGCGACATAGGGTGCTATTCATTTTTCCCGACAAAAAATTTAGGCGGCTGCGGGGACGGCGGAATGACTGTAACGCGCGACTCAAATCTTGCTGACAGACTCAGAAAATTACGCGTTCACGGCTCCGGAAAAACTTATTTTCATGATGAAGTAGGAATTAACAGCAGACTCGACGCTCTTCAGGCAGCAATACTTGATATTAAGCTCAAGCACTTAGACAAATGGAACGAAGAACGCCGTAAACTCGCAGATTACTACAAATTATTATTCAAGACTCATGACCTGAACGAATTTATTTCAGCTCCCGTCGAACTTGAGAATAATTATCATATTTATCATCAGTACGTAATCAGAGTCAAATCAAAGCGCGACGAATTAATGAATTATCTTGACAATAACGGATTTGCAGCAAGAGTCTATTATCCTTTGTCATTGCATTTACAGCCGTGCTTTAAATATCTGGGCTATCATGAAGGCGATTTTCCAGTGAGTGAGAGATTAACCCGCGAAGTTCTTGCACTGCCGATTTTCCCGGGCTTGAAGGCTGATGAACAAGAGTCATTAGTTGAAGCAATCGCAAAATTTTTCAGGAGTTAA
- a CDS encoding glycosyltransferase — MTRFNRDGLNRTEKRDKKIIVSLTSYPARIKGVPYTIASLLNQTMKPDKIILWLGDDRFPDRKLPKIFDKLKACGVDIEFREDLGPHTKYYYAMKEFPEDIVITFDDDWIYRNDLIEKMYKSYINHPSCVNCMQATKIAFLEDGSIGPDSKWDYRIISADVESFRYSAIGVWGVLYPPHSVHEEIFNVEAIKKLCPKADDVWLKFMEVMKGFKVVSVGTESTGKNCIYGSQGKESLWIYNIANGGNDKQLKAVIEAYNNWTIESTGKTILQLMWEDK; from the coding sequence TTGACCCGTTTTAATAGGGACGGCCTAAACCGCACAGAAAAGCGCGACAAAAAAATTATAGTCTCCCTCACTAGTTATCCCGCAAGAATAAAAGGTGTTCCCTACACAATAGCCTCACTCTTGAATCAAACTATGAAGCCCGATAAAATAATTTTGTGGCTCGGTGATGACAGATTCCCAGATAGAAAGCTCCCCAAAATTTTCGATAAACTTAAAGCCTGCGGGGTTGATATAGAATTTCGCGAAGATTTAGGCCCTCACACAAAATATTATTACGCGATGAAAGAATTTCCCGAAGATATTGTAATTACGTTCGATGACGATTGGATCTATAGAAATGACCTTATCGAGAAAATGTACAAGTCATATATAAATCACCCTTCGTGCGTAAATTGTATGCAGGCCACAAAAATAGCTTTTCTCGAAGATGGAAGTATTGGACCTGATTCAAAATGGGACTATAGAATAATTTCTGCGGACGTGGAGTCTTTCCGATATTCAGCAATAGGGGTCTGGGGAGTTCTCTATCCTCCTCACTCAGTACACGAAGAAATTTTTAACGTTGAGGCCATCAAAAAATTATGTCCAAAGGCTGATGATGTATGGTTGAAATTCATGGAAGTAATGAAAGGCTTTAAAGTCGTCTCAGTAGGCACGGAATCAACTGGCAAAAATTGTATATACGGCTCGCAGGGTAAAGAATCTTTGTGGATTTATAATATCGCTAACGGCGGGAACGATAAGCAATTAAAAGCTGTAATTGAAGCATATAATAATTGGACAATAGAATCAACCGGCAAAACAATTTTGCAACTTATGTGGGAAGATAAATAA
- a CDS encoding dCTP deaminase, whose protein sequence is MILSGLSIKQHIGREITIDPFDESRLNPNSYNLSLHNELLIYTSESLDMRHAAPTQKILIPPEGFVLNPGKLYLGRTSEYTRTENFIPMLEGRSSIGRLGICIHVTAGFGDVGFAGYWTLELFCVQPVRIYAGVQIAQIYYHTISEPYEPYTNGKYQNNDGIQASMLYKEF, encoded by the coding sequence TTGATTCTTTCAGGACTAAGCATTAAGCAGCATATTGGCCGTGAAATTACAATAGACCCCTTTGACGAATCGCGCTTAAATCCTAACAGTTACAATTTATCGCTTCATAATGAGTTATTAATTTATACGAGCGAATCTCTTGACATGAGGCACGCAGCACCCACGCAAAAAATTTTGATTCCTCCTGAAGGTTTTGTGCTAAATCCGGGAAAATTATATCTTGGCCGCACAAGCGAATATACCCGTACAGAAAATTTTATCCCGATGTTAGAAGGCCGGTCATCAATCGGGAGGCTTGGAATTTGTATTCACGTTACAGCCGGTTTCGGTGATGTAGGCTTTGCGGGATATTGGACGCTTGAATTATTTTGTGTTCAGCCGGTGAGAATTTATGCGGGCGTTCAGATTGCGCAAATTTATTATCACACAATTTCAGAGCCTTACGAGCCTTACACTAACGGAAAATATCAGAATAATGACGGCATTCAAGCAAGTATGTTATATAAAGAGTTCTAA
- a CDS encoding NAD(+)/NADH kinase, whose amino-acid sequence MNELGMIVNLRKPEAVNMARNLLDWGINNNCRFLLPKQEASALTTAGLDDEQWLKTVKLAIVIGGDGTFLRAARYIMGTDIILHGINLGHLGFLASSRPDSVVKDLQNILIDNFDVIERRVLRCVLYHDDSQSHKIYALNDIVL is encoded by the coding sequence ATGAATGAATTAGGAATGATCGTAAATCTTCGCAAGCCCGAAGCCGTGAACATGGCCAGAAATCTGCTCGACTGGGGAATAAATAATAATTGCAGATTCTTACTGCCTAAACAGGAAGCAAGCGCACTCACAACAGCAGGACTTGACGACGAACAATGGCTAAAAACTGTCAAACTTGCAATTGTAATCGGCGGGGACGGGACATTTTTACGTGCAGCACGCTACATAATGGGCACTGATATAATTTTGCACGGGATAAATTTAGGCCATTTAGGTTTTCTCGCCTCAAGCAGACCCGACAGCGTAGTTAAAGACTTGCAAAATATTTTGATAGATAATTTTGACGTTATTGAGCGCCGTGTTTTACGTTGTGTGCTTTATCACGATGACTCGCAGTCTCACAAGATTTACGCCCTTAATGATATAGTCTTGAG